A DNA window from Schistocerca americana isolate TAMUIC-IGC-003095 chromosome 4, iqSchAmer2.1, whole genome shotgun sequence contains the following coding sequences:
- the LOC124612422 gene encoding phosphoglycerate mutase 2 has protein sequence MSCPCSGKTDPKQAKYTIVMVRHGESEWNQKNLFCGWYDANLSEKGQQEATNAGKALKDAGYKFDIAHTSVLTRAQKTLEAILKEIGQTDLPVEKTWRLNERHYGGLTGLNKAETAAKYGEEQVQIWRRSFDVPPPPMDEENPYYKTILEDPRYVNGPKKEEFPMFESLKLTIQRTLPYWNDVIVPQLKAGKRILIAAHGNSLRGIVKHLDEMSDEAIMGLNLPTGIPFVYELDANLKPVVSMKFLGDEATVKAAMEAVAAQGKTK, from the exons ATGTCGTGCCCTTGCTCGGGAAAAACCGATCCGAAACAAGCAAAATACACGATTGTTATGGTGAGGCATGGAGAGAGCGAATGGAATCAGAAAAATCTCTTCTGTGGGTGGTATGATGCCAACTTGAGTGAGAAAG gTCAGCAAGAAGCTACAAATGCAGGGAAGGCTTTAAAGGATGCTGGTTATAAGTTTGATATCGCCCATACTTCAGTTTTAACCCGAGCGCAAAAGACTCTTGAAGCCATACTGAAAGAAATTGGTCAGACAGATTTGCCGGTGGAAAAGACATGGCGTTTAAATGAGCGGCACTATGGCGGACTCACGGGGCTCAATAAAGCAGAGACAGCTGCAAAATATGGAGAAGAGCAG GTGCAGATATGGCGACGAAGCTTTGATGTTCCTCCCCCTCCAATGGATGAAGAAAATCCGTATTACAAGACAATATTGGAAGATCCTCGATATGTAAATGGTCCTAAGAAGGAAGAGTTTCCCATGTTTGAATCTTTGAAGCTGACAATTCAAAGAACATTACCATACTGGAATGATGTTATAGTGCCGCAGCTTAAAGCTGGGAAAAGGATATTGATAGCTGCTCATGGAAATAGTTTAAGAGGAATTGTAAAACATTTGGATG aaatgtcagaTGAAGCAATTATGGGTCTGAATCTGCCAACTGGAATACCATTTGTATATGAATTAGATGCCAATTTAAAACCAGTTGTTTCGATGAAGTTTTTGGGAGATGAGGCTACAGTGAAAGCAGCAATGGAAGCAGTTGCAGCTCAAGGAAAAACGAAATAA